From the genome of Amycolatopsis sp. NBC_01488, one region includes:
- a CDS encoding glycosyltransferase family 4 protein, with protein MRVLMLSWEYPPVAIGGLARHVHALACHLSRQGHEVVVLCRHAAGTDAGTHPRTDRVVEGVRIIRVAEDPMHVTFERDLVAWTLAMGHAMIRAAQDLLRGWQPDVVHAHDWLVAHPAIAIAEAARVPLVGTIHATEAGRHSGWLSHPLNQQVHSVEWWLANRADALITCSQAMRREVAHLFEVEAGDVTVIHNGIEERGWQVPAKEIARAREVYSPAGAPLLLYFGRLEWEKGVQDLLAALPRIRRRHPGTRVVVAGKGRHFDELVEQSRKLRVRRAVDFVGHLSDRDLRAALAAADAVVLPSRYEPFGIVALEAAAAKAPLVASTAGGLGEVVVHGETGLAFSPGDVGALADAVTTVLDDADAAAERARAAQSRLAADFDWGRIAEATVAVYRRAKAGEPVELPRPKIATGNAFEPVAAGVPVL; from the coding sequence ATGCGTGTGCTGATGCTGTCCTGGGAGTACCCGCCAGTGGCCATCGGTGGCCTGGCCCGGCACGTGCACGCGCTCGCTTGTCACCTTTCGCGACAAGGCCACGAGGTCGTCGTCCTCTGCCGGCACGCGGCCGGCACCGACGCCGGGACGCACCCGCGCACCGACCGCGTCGTCGAGGGCGTGCGGATCATCCGGGTCGCCGAGGACCCGATGCACGTGACGTTCGAACGCGACCTCGTCGCGTGGACGCTCGCCATGGGACACGCCATGATCCGCGCCGCGCAGGACCTGCTGCGCGGCTGGCAGCCCGATGTCGTCCACGCGCACGACTGGCTGGTCGCACACCCGGCCATCGCGATCGCCGAGGCCGCGCGGGTGCCGTTGGTCGGCACGATCCACGCGACCGAGGCCGGCAGGCACTCCGGCTGGCTGTCGCACCCGCTGAACCAGCAAGTTCACTCGGTCGAGTGGTGGCTCGCGAACCGCGCCGACGCGTTGATCACCTGCTCGCAGGCCATGCGCCGCGAGGTCGCGCACCTCTTCGAGGTCGAGGCCGGCGACGTCACGGTGATCCACAACGGCATCGAGGAACGCGGCTGGCAGGTGCCGGCGAAGGAGATCGCGCGGGCGCGTGAGGTCTACAGCCCGGCCGGTGCGCCGCTGTTGCTCTATTTCGGACGGCTCGAGTGGGAGAAGGGCGTGCAGGACCTGCTGGCCGCGCTGCCCCGCATCCGGCGGCGGCACCCCGGCACGCGGGTGGTCGTCGCCGGAAAAGGACGACACTTCGACGAGCTGGTCGAGCAGTCGCGGAAGCTGCGGGTGCGGCGCGCGGTCGACTTCGTCGGGCACCTGTCGGACCGCGACCTGCGGGCGGCGCTGGCCGCGGCCGACGCCGTGGTGCTGCCCAGCCGGTACGAGCCGTTCGGGATCGTCGCGCTCGAAGCCGCGGCGGCGAAGGCACCGCTGGTCGCGTCCACGGCCGGCGGGCTCGGCGAGGTCGTGGTGCACGGCGAGACCGGGCTGGCGTTCAGCCCGGGCGACGTCGGTGCGCTGGCCGACGCGGTGACCACGGTCCTCGACGACGCGGACGCGGCAGCCGAGCGGGCGCGGGCGGCGCAGTCCCGGCTGGCCGCGGACTTCGACTGGGGCCGGATCGCCGAAGCGACCGTCGCGGTCTACCGGCGAGCGAAGGCGGGTGAGCCAGTGGAGCTGCCGCGGCCGAAGATCGCGACCGGCAACGCCTTCGAGCCGGTCGCGGCCGGGGTGCCGGTACTGTAG
- a CDS encoding class I SAM-dependent methyltransferase: MTEPAFGGEVSEYYQRFRRGYPPTVADALATAFGLTRDDVVLDLGCGTGQLTRVLAPRVGAVLGMDPEPAMLDQARKATSLPNVSWLLGADPDIGALTPALGPRRLAAVTVAQALHWMDHAKLFTAARPLLRPGGGVAVVTNGEPLWLQDTAWSAALREVVSSYLGTPVHRTCGTDDASQTRYADALAAAGYAVDAQVVTYDASLTVEEIAGGVFSAMNPSQLPAPEERPAFTERVRAALSPYGPLREQVRVRILTGTR; this comes from the coding sequence ATGACGGAACCGGCGTTCGGCGGCGAAGTGAGCGAGTACTACCAGCGATTCCGCCGCGGCTACCCGCCCACGGTGGCGGACGCGCTGGCGACGGCGTTCGGACTGACGCGCGACGACGTCGTGCTCGACCTCGGCTGCGGCACCGGCCAGCTCACCCGAGTGCTGGCGCCCCGGGTGGGCGCGGTGCTGGGCATGGACCCGGAACCGGCGATGCTCGACCAGGCCCGCAAGGCGACTTCGCTGCCGAACGTGAGCTGGCTGTTGGGCGCGGACCCCGACATCGGCGCGCTGACGCCGGCCCTCGGTCCGCGTCGGCTGGCCGCGGTGACGGTGGCCCAGGCGTTGCACTGGATGGACCACGCGAAGCTGTTCACCGCGGCGCGCCCGCTGCTGCGTCCGGGCGGCGGCGTCGCGGTGGTGACCAACGGCGAGCCGCTGTGGCTCCAGGACACGGCATGGTCGGCCGCGTTGCGCGAGGTGGTCTCGTCGTATTTGGGGACACCGGTCCACCGCACGTGCGGAACGGACGACGCGAGCCAGACGCGCTACGCGGACGCTCTCGCGGCGGCGGGATACGCGGTCGACGCCCAGGTCGTCACGTACGACGCGTCGCTGACTGTCGAGGAGATCGCCGGTGGCGTTTTTTCGGCAATGAACCCGTCCCAGCTGCCTGCGCCCGAGGAGCGACCGGCGTTCACCGAGCGCGTCCGCGCGGCGTTGTCGCCGTACGGACCACTGCGGGAACAGGTCCGCGTCCGCATCTTGACTGGAACCCGGTGA
- a CDS encoding nuclear transport factor 2 family protein produces the protein MTPRPPFPPFDEDTARQKVQAAEDAWNTRDPERVSLAYTEDSVWRNRDQHVVGRAEIVRFLTAKWERELDYALRKELWGFRGNRIGVRFQYESRDADGQWFRSYGNELWEFSDEGLMRRREASINDVPIAASDRRIFGPRPESEHGVLLPVF, from the coding sequence ATGACCCCGCGCCCGCCGTTCCCGCCGTTCGACGAGGACACCGCCCGCCAGAAGGTCCAGGCCGCCGAGGACGCGTGGAACACCCGCGACCCCGAGCGCGTCTCGTTGGCCTACACGGAGGATTCGGTGTGGCGCAATCGCGACCAGCACGTCGTGGGCCGCGCGGAGATCGTCAGGTTCCTGACCGCGAAGTGGGAGCGCGAGCTGGACTACGCGCTGCGCAAGGAGTTGTGGGGCTTTCGCGGCAACCGCATCGGCGTCCGGTTCCAGTACGAGTCCCGCGACGCCGACGGCCAGTGGTTCCGCAGCTACGGCAACGAGCTGTGGGAGTTCAGCGACGAAGGCCTGATGCGGCGGCGCGAGGCGAGCATCAACGACGTGCCGATCGCAGCGTCCGACCGCCGGATCTTCGGCCCCCGCCCGGAGTCCGAGCACGGCGTCCTGCTGCCGGTCTTCTGA
- a CDS encoding TetR/AcrR family transcriptional regulator, whose product MTLTEATDRLLEAAEELFYAHGVQAVGMDAVRARSGVSLKRLYQLFPAKKDLVEAYLRRRDARWRASLREFVHARGDDPLAVFGWLRNWFSEPGFRGCAFINSFGEFGEPAPGVAAAIREHKDQVRVYLRGLISDETTADQLFSLVEGATVLAAITGDPGEATKAREAAKVLLAHSQQ is encoded by the coding sequence ATGACCCTCACGGAGGCGACCGACCGGCTCCTGGAAGCCGCCGAGGAGCTCTTCTACGCCCACGGCGTCCAGGCCGTCGGGATGGACGCCGTCCGCGCGCGCTCGGGTGTCTCGCTCAAGCGGCTCTACCAGCTGTTCCCGGCGAAGAAAGACCTGGTCGAGGCCTATCTCCGGCGCCGCGACGCACGCTGGCGGGCGTCGTTGCGCGAATTCGTCCACGCCCGCGGCGACGACCCGCTCGCCGTGTTCGGCTGGCTGCGGAACTGGTTCTCCGAGCCCGGCTTCCGAGGCTGCGCGTTCATCAACTCGTTCGGCGAGTTCGGCGAACCGGCGCCGGGCGTCGCGGCGGCGATCCGCGAGCACAAGGACCAGGTCCGGGTTTACCTGCGTGGTCTCATTTCCGACGAAACCACTGCTGACCAGCTGTTCTCCCTCGTCGAAGGCGCGACCGTGCTCGCCGCGATCACCGGCGACCCGGGCGAAGCGACGAAAGCCCGCGAAGCAGCGAAGGTGCTACTGGCTCACTCACAGCAGTAG
- a CDS encoding DUF899 family protein: MSLSFPGETPEYRAARDRLLDREAALRHEMEAVAEQRRALPPGGLVPEDYVFQGGDGAVRLSELFSPGNDTVIAYHFMFPRDPIDDRPGPSSGDSAQLPLDQGPCPSCTALLDQLDGAVEHVSPHADFVVVARAPVEHLTTFAAERGWRRLRLFSCAGTTFSRDYHAETEDGSARPMVNVFRREDGGVRHFWGSELLYAPAEPGQDPRHLGTLEPVWNLFDLTPAGRGVDWDEQLDYCCE, from the coding sequence ATGAGCCTGAGCTTCCCGGGCGAAACGCCCGAGTACCGCGCCGCGCGTGACCGTCTGCTGGACCGGGAAGCCGCGCTGCGCCACGAGATGGAGGCGGTGGCCGAACAACGCCGCGCCCTCCCGCCCGGCGGCCTCGTGCCGGAGGATTACGTCTTCCAGGGCGGCGATGGCGCCGTCCGTCTGTCGGAGCTGTTCTCCCCGGGCAACGACACGGTGATCGCCTACCACTTCATGTTCCCGCGGGACCCGATCGACGACCGGCCCGGTCCGTCGTCGGGTGACAGTGCCCAGCTGCCGCTCGACCAGGGCCCGTGCCCGTCCTGCACGGCGTTGCTCGATCAGCTCGACGGCGCGGTGGAGCACGTCTCGCCGCACGCGGACTTCGTCGTCGTCGCCCGGGCGCCGGTTGAGCACCTGACGACCTTCGCGGCGGAACGCGGCTGGCGCCGCTTGCGGCTGTTCTCCTGCGCCGGCACGACGTTCAGCCGCGACTACCACGCCGAGACCGAAGACGGCAGCGCGCGCCCGATGGTCAACGTCTTCCGGCGCGAGGACGGCGGCGTTCGGCACTTCTGGGGTTCGGAGCTGCTGTACGCGCCGGCCGAACCCGGCCAGGACCCGCGCCACCTCGGCACGCTCGAGCCGGTCTGGAACCTGTTCGACCTCACCCCCGCCGGCCGCGGCGTCGACTGGGACGAGCAGCTCGACTACTGCTGTGAGTGA
- the aceB gene encoding malate synthase A — protein MVDRLNYRIEVTGEVDGRFAEILTPAALDFLAKLDNTYAGRRRELLDARRTRREELQSGEKPLGFLPETRQIRDDQSWQVAPTAPGLEDRRVEITGPTDRKMTVNALNSGAKVWLADFEDATSPTWHNVIDGQVNLYDAIRRNIDFTTEAGKHYTIGDDPATIVARPRGWHLVEKHIRIDGRPVSASLVDFGLYFFHNARQLLARGVGPYFYLPKLENHLEARLWNDVFLMAQRELGIPRGTIRATVLIETITAAFEMDEILYELREHAAGLNAGRWDYIFSLIKNFAAHGADFVLPDRAQVTMTVPFMRAYTELLVSTCHQRGAHAIGGMAAFIPSKDPEINATAAEKVRADKEREAGDGFDGSWVAHPGLVPICREVFDGVLGGWPNQLGKLRDDVHVTAEDLLDVASAGGEVTEAGVRANINVALRYVDAWLRGTGAAAIHNLMEDAATAEIARCQVWQWIRNGTKLEDGTALTRELAVEYLNDELASVRAELGTGNRLDDAYEIFTETALGEKLPSFLTTGAYARYLTDAR, from the coding sequence ATGGTTGATCGGCTGAACTACCGCATCGAGGTCACCGGCGAGGTCGACGGCCGGTTCGCGGAGATCCTGACCCCGGCGGCACTCGACTTCCTGGCCAAGCTGGACAACACGTACGCCGGACGCCGGCGCGAGCTGCTCGACGCCCGCCGCACGCGGCGCGAGGAACTGCAGTCCGGCGAGAAGCCGCTCGGCTTCCTGCCCGAGACGCGCCAGATCCGCGACGACCAGTCGTGGCAGGTCGCCCCGACCGCGCCGGGCCTCGAGGACCGCCGCGTCGAGATCACCGGCCCGACCGACCGCAAGATGACGGTCAACGCGCTGAACTCCGGCGCGAAGGTCTGGCTGGCGGACTTCGAGGACGCGACGTCGCCGACGTGGCACAACGTCATCGACGGCCAGGTCAATCTCTACGACGCGATCCGCCGCAACATCGACTTCACCACCGAGGCCGGCAAGCATTACACGATCGGGGACGACCCGGCGACGATCGTCGCGCGGCCTCGCGGCTGGCACCTGGTGGAGAAGCACATCCGCATCGACGGCCGCCCGGTGTCGGCGAGCCTGGTCGACTTCGGCCTGTACTTCTTCCACAACGCGCGCCAGCTGCTCGCCCGCGGCGTCGGCCCGTACTTCTACCTGCCCAAGCTCGAGAACCACCTCGAAGCGCGCCTGTGGAACGACGTTTTCCTGATGGCGCAGCGAGAACTCGGTATCCCGCGTGGCACGATCCGCGCGACCGTGCTGATCGAGACGATCACCGCGGCGTTCGAGATGGACGAGATCCTCTACGAGCTGCGCGAGCACGCGGCGGGTCTCAACGCGGGCCGCTGGGACTACATCTTCAGCCTCATCAAGAACTTCGCCGCGCACGGCGCCGATTTCGTGCTGCCGGACCGCGCGCAGGTCACGATGACCGTGCCGTTCATGCGGGCCTACACCGAACTGCTGGTGAGCACCTGCCACCAGCGCGGCGCGCACGCCATCGGCGGCATGGCCGCGTTCATCCCGAGCAAGGACCCGGAGATCAACGCGACCGCGGCCGAGAAGGTCCGCGCCGACAAGGAACGCGAGGCCGGCGACGGTTTCGACGGCTCCTGGGTCGCGCACCCGGGCCTGGTCCCGATCTGCCGCGAGGTCTTCGACGGCGTGCTCGGCGGCTGGCCCAACCAGCTCGGCAAGCTGCGCGACGACGTCCACGTCACCGCCGAGGACCTGCTCGACGTGGCCAGCGCCGGCGGCGAAGTCACCGAAGCGGGCGTGCGCGCGAACATCAACGTCGCGCTGCGCTACGTCGACGCGTGGCTGCGCGGCACCGGCGCGGCGGCGATCCACAACCTGATGGAGGACGCGGCCACCGCGGAGATCGCGCGCTGCCAGGTCTGGCAGTGGATCCGCAACGGCACGAAGCTCGAGGACGGCACGGCCCTGACCCGCGAGCTGGCGGTCGAGTACCTGAACGACGAGCTCGCGTCGGTCCGCGCCGAATTGGGTACGGGCAACCGCCTCGACGACGCGTACGAGATCTTCACCGAGACCGCGCTGGGCGAGAAGCTGCCGAGCTTCCTCACGACGGGTGCCTACGCGCGGTACCTCACCGACGCCCGGTAG
- the aceA gene encoding isocitrate lyase, translating to MTEQAKQAAAELAAQWANDPRWAGVQRSYSAEDVIKLRGSVVEEHTLARRGAEKLWDLLHTEDYIHALGALTGNQAVQQVRAGLQAIYLSGWQVAADANLSGQTYPDQSLYPANSVPAVVRRINNALGRADQINWAEGNTDIDWYAPIVADAEAGFGGPLNAFELMKGMIAAGAAGVHWEDQLASEKKCGHLGGKVLIPTKQHERTLNAARLAADVLNVPTLVVARTDAQAATLLTSDVDERDQQFLTGGRTAEGFYEVRNGIEPCIERGLAYAQYADLLWMETSEPDLEVARKYAEAIKAKFPDQMLAYNCSPSFNWKKHLDDATIAKFQRELGHMGYKFQFITLAGFHALNYSMFDLAHGYAREGMTAYVDLQEREFASESRGYTATKHQREVGTGYFDNVATALNPESSTTALKGSTEEAQFH from the coding sequence ATGACGGAACAGGCCAAGCAGGCGGCCGCGGAGCTGGCGGCGCAGTGGGCGAACGACCCCCGCTGGGCGGGCGTGCAGCGCTCCTACTCGGCCGAAGACGTGATCAAGCTGCGCGGGAGCGTGGTCGAGGAGCACACCCTGGCCCGCCGCGGCGCGGAGAAGCTGTGGGACCTCCTGCACACCGAGGACTACATCCACGCGCTCGGCGCCCTGACCGGCAACCAGGCCGTCCAGCAGGTCCGCGCGGGCCTGCAGGCGATCTACCTGTCCGGCTGGCAGGTCGCGGCCGACGCCAACCTGTCGGGCCAGACCTACCCGGACCAGAGCCTCTACCCGGCCAACTCGGTCCCGGCCGTCGTCCGCCGCATCAACAACGCGCTCGGCCGCGCCGACCAGATCAACTGGGCCGAGGGCAACACGGACATCGACTGGTACGCGCCGATCGTCGCCGACGCCGAGGCCGGCTTCGGTGGCCCCCTCAACGCGTTCGAGCTGATGAAGGGCATGATCGCCGCCGGCGCCGCGGGCGTGCACTGGGAAGACCAGCTCGCGTCCGAGAAGAAGTGTGGTCACCTCGGCGGCAAGGTGCTGATCCCGACCAAGCAGCACGAGCGCACGCTGAACGCCGCGCGTCTCGCCGCGGACGTGCTGAACGTGCCGACCCTGGTCGTCGCCCGCACCGACGCGCAGGCCGCGACGCTGCTGACCAGCGACGTCGACGAGCGCGACCAGCAGTTCCTCACCGGCGGCCGCACCGCCGAGGGCTTCTACGAGGTCCGCAACGGCATCGAGCCGTGCATCGAGCGCGGCCTGGCCTACGCCCAGTACGCCGACCTGCTCTGGATGGAGACGTCGGAGCCGGACCTCGAGGTGGCGCGCAAGTACGCCGAGGCGATCAAGGCGAAGTTCCCGGACCAGATGCTGGCCTACAACTGCTCGCCGTCGTTCAACTGGAAGAAGCACCTGGACGACGCGACGATCGCGAAGTTCCAGCGCGAGCTCGGCCACATGGGCTACAAGTTCCAGTTCATCACGCTGGCCGGCTTCCACGCGCTGAACTACTCGATGTTCGACCTGGCCCACGGCTACGCCCGCGAAGGCATGACCGCCTACGTCGACCTGCAGGAGCGCGAGTTCGCTTCGGAGAGCCGCGGCTACACCGCCACCAAGCACCAGCGCGAGGTCGGCACCGGCTACTTCGACAACGTCGCGACGGCGCTGAACCCGGAGAGCTCGACCACCGCGCTCAAGGGCTCCACCGAAGAAGCCCAGTTCCACTGA
- a CDS encoding short-chain fatty acyl-CoA regulator family protein, with amino-acid sequence MEKTFAGARLRHLRESRAMSQADLARVLEISPSYLNQIEHNSRPLTVPVLLRITQAFGVDTEFFANNDTSRLVADVKEALLDEVLGIDVTTSELNELATNLPAIAQALVKLHRSYRNAVESTAALTTENGLGLHGSAAAPLPHEEVRDFFYERENYVAELDERAEKMAADIPLQRGQVLGALKERLWQRYGVEVTNDGIDESAGQQHRYEPVTRVLRLAPSLRVGQQAFRMASQIALLEYDDLITELADSWAFSGPAARSLARVGLANYFAGALILPYGPFLATAERFRYDIERLCDHYGVGFETACHRLSTLQRPKQRGVPFSFVRVDRAGNMSKRQSAAGFHFSRVGGACPLWNIYEAFTQPGKILTQIATLPDGKSYFWIARTISRNIGGYGSPGKTFTVGLGCELRHAGRLVYSTGLDLDEPAAATPIGMGCKVCERPACSQRAFPTIGKQLTVDENTSTFVPYPAVPKG; translated from the coding sequence ATGGAGAAGACTTTCGCCGGGGCGAGGTTGCGGCATCTGCGCGAAAGCCGGGCGATGAGCCAGGCCGACCTCGCTCGTGTGCTGGAGATCTCACCCAGCTACCTCAACCAGATCGAGCACAACTCGCGCCCCTTGACCGTGCCCGTGCTGCTGCGGATCACGCAGGCGTTCGGCGTCGACACCGAGTTCTTCGCGAACAACGACACGTCCCGGCTGGTCGCCGACGTCAAGGAAGCCCTGCTCGACGAGGTCCTCGGCATCGACGTCACCACCAGCGAACTCAACGAGCTGGCGACGAACCTGCCGGCGATCGCGCAGGCGCTGGTCAAGCTGCACCGCAGCTACCGCAACGCCGTCGAGAGCACCGCCGCGCTGACCACGGAAAACGGCCTGGGCCTGCACGGCAGCGCGGCGGCGCCGCTGCCGCACGAGGAGGTCCGCGACTTCTTCTACGAGCGTGAGAACTACGTCGCCGAGCTGGACGAACGCGCCGAGAAGATGGCAGCCGACATCCCGCTGCAGCGCGGGCAAGTGCTCGGCGCGCTGAAGGAACGGCTTTGGCAGCGCTACGGCGTCGAGGTGACCAACGACGGGATCGACGAATCCGCCGGTCAGCAGCACCGCTACGAGCCGGTGACGCGGGTGCTGCGGCTGGCGCCCAGCCTGCGGGTCGGGCAGCAGGCGTTCCGCATGGCTTCGCAGATCGCGCTGCTCGAGTACGACGACCTGATCACCGAGCTGGCCGACTCGTGGGCGTTCTCCGGGCCGGCCGCGCGTTCGCTGGCTCGCGTCGGCTTGGCGAACTACTTCGCAGGGGCGCTGATCCTCCCCTACGGACCGTTCCTGGCCACGGCCGAGCGGTTCCGCTACGACATCGAGCGGCTGTGCGACCACTACGGCGTCGGCTTCGAGACCGCCTGCCACCGGCTGTCCACTTTGCAGCGTCCGAAGCAGCGCGGGGTGCCGTTCTCGTTCGTGCGCGTGGACCGCGCGGGGAACATGTCGAAGCGCCAGTCCGCGGCGGGCTTCCACTTCTCCCGGGTGGGCGGCGCCTGTCCCTTGTGGAACATCTACGAGGCGTTCACCCAGCCGGGGAAGATCCTGACGCAGATCGCGACGCTGCCGGATGGCAAGAGCTACTTCTGGATCGCGCGGACGATCTCGCGCAACATCGGCGGGTACGGCAGCCCCGGCAAGACGTTCACGGTCGGGCTGGGCTGCGAACTGCGCCACGCGGGCCGGCTCGTCTATTCGACGGGCCTCGACCTGGACGAGCCGGCCGCCGCGACGCCGATCGGGATGGGCTGCAAAGTCTGCGAACGCCCGGCCTGTTCGCAGCGCGCGTTCCCGACGATCGGGAAGCAGCTCACGGTGGACGAGAACACGAGCACCTTCGTGCCCTACCCGGCGGTGCCGAAGGGCTGA
- a CDS encoding sigma factor: protein MDGFTEYVTTRAGWLRKVAYLLCGGWHRADDLVQTAITRLYANWSRATRADNLDGYARRTLVNTYLAEQRTSWWKRVDLRGADHDPSPAPGPDLDTALDLRAALDRLPARQRATVVQRYFGADQQQSCCASPGR, encoded by the coding sequence GTGGACGGCTTCACCGAATACGTGACCACACGGGCGGGCTGGTTGCGCAAGGTCGCGTACCTGCTCTGCGGTGGCTGGCACCGGGCCGACGACCTGGTCCAGACGGCGATCACCCGGCTCTACGCGAACTGGTCACGGGCCACCCGCGCGGACAACCTCGACGGCTACGCGCGCCGCACGCTGGTCAACACCTACCTCGCCGAGCAGCGGACGTCGTGGTGGAAGCGGGTCGACCTGCGCGGCGCCGACCACGACCCGTCACCGGCACCCGGCCCGGACCTCGACACGGCGCTCGACCTGCGGGCCGCGCTGGACCGGCTGCCGGCGCGACAGCGCGCGACCGTCGTTCAGCGCTACTTCGGCGCCGACCAGCAGCAGTCTTGCTGCGCGTCGCCGGGGAGGTGA
- the ilvA gene encoding threonine ammonia-lyase IlvA — MHDIDTVTAATIEKAAERLAGVVTRTPLEPSARLSSRVDAQVWVKREDLQTVRSYKIRGAYNFIVQLGEDVRTRGVVCASAGNHAQGVAYACRRLGADGRVYVPGTTPRQKRERIATLGGAHIEVIVVGETYEDAFAAANEDAQRTGATLVPAFDDVRTVAGQGTVALEVIEQLGFVPDVVVVPVGGGGLLAGVGSWLRERHPEVRVVGVEPAGAACMAAALEAGQPVRLPELDSFVDGAAVREAGAVTYPLIRESGAELTAVPEGAVCTEMLAMYQSDGIIAEPAGALAATALGTVVRVEPGQTVVVLVSGGNNDVSRYSEILERSLMHEGLKHYFLVGFPQEPGALRRFLEQVLGPEDDITRFEYVKRTNRELGPALVGVEIARSSDLPGLLARMDASPLQVERIEPGSPLFHFLL; from the coding sequence GTGCACGACATCGACACGGTGACCGCCGCGACCATCGAAAAGGCCGCCGAGCGGCTGGCCGGGGTGGTGACCCGCACGCCGCTGGAGCCGAGTGCGCGGCTGTCGTCCCGAGTGGACGCCCAGGTCTGGGTGAAGCGCGAAGACCTGCAGACCGTCCGGTCGTACAAGATCCGCGGTGCCTACAACTTCATCGTCCAGCTCGGCGAGGACGTCCGCACGCGAGGCGTCGTCTGCGCCAGCGCGGGCAACCACGCCCAGGGCGTTGCGTACGCGTGCCGGCGGCTCGGCGCGGACGGCCGCGTGTACGTCCCGGGGACGACGCCGCGGCAGAAGCGCGAACGCATCGCGACGCTCGGCGGCGCGCACATCGAGGTCATCGTCGTCGGCGAAACGTACGAAGACGCCTTCGCCGCGGCCAACGAGGACGCCCAGCGCACCGGCGCGACACTCGTGCCCGCGTTCGACGACGTCCGGACCGTCGCCGGCCAGGGCACGGTCGCGCTGGAGGTCATCGAGCAGCTCGGCTTCGTCCCGGACGTCGTGGTCGTCCCGGTCGGCGGTGGCGGGCTGCTCGCCGGCGTCGGCAGCTGGCTGCGTGAACGGCACCCCGAGGTCCGGGTCGTCGGTGTCGAGCCCGCGGGGGCGGCGTGCATGGCGGCCGCTTTGGAGGCAGGACAGCCGGTGCGGCTGCCCGAGCTCGACTCGTTCGTCGACGGCGCGGCCGTGCGCGAGGCCGGCGCGGTCACCTACCCGCTGATCCGCGAGAGCGGCGCCGAGCTGACCGCGGTCCCCGAGGGCGCGGTGTGCACCGAAATGCTGGCGATGTACCAGTCCGACGGCATCATCGCCGAACCCGCGGGCGCGCTCGCCGCGACGGCGCTCGGCACGGTCGTCCGCGTCGAGCCCGGGCAGACCGTCGTGGTCCTCGTCTCCGGCGGGAACAACGACGTCAGCCGCTACAGCGAGATCCTCGAACGCTCGCTGATGCACGAAGGGCTGAAGCACTACTTCCTCGTCGGGTTCCCGCAGGAGCCGGGCGCGCTGCGGCGGTTCCTCGAGCAGGTGCTCGGGCCCGAGGACGACATCACCCGCTTCGAGTACGTCAAGCGCACCAACCGCGAGCTGGGCCCGGCGCTGGTCGGCGTCGAGATCGCACGCTCGTCCGACCTGCCGGGACTGCTGGCGCGGATGGACGCGAGCCCGCTGCAGGTGGAGCGGATCGAGCCGGGGAGCCCCCTGTTCCACTTCCTGCTCTGA
- a CDS encoding NADAR family protein yields MVKVDGVRSVEALREKVHEGAEPEYLLFYGHTPTKSGRVTASCLSQWWVDPFEADGVVYPTAEHFMMAGKAELFGDHEKAALIRETPDAKTAKVLGREVAGFDAAVWERHRFDVAVDGNLAKFRAHRDLRRFLVATGEAVLVEASKKDLVWGTGLAREEKNATKPDYWRGLNLLGFALMEVREQLRARA; encoded by the coding sequence ATGGTGAAGGTCGACGGGGTCCGCAGTGTCGAGGCGTTGCGCGAAAAGGTCCACGAGGGTGCGGAGCCCGAGTACCTGCTGTTCTACGGGCACACGCCCACGAAGTCCGGCCGGGTGACGGCGAGCTGCCTGAGCCAGTGGTGGGTCGACCCGTTCGAGGCCGACGGCGTCGTCTACCCGACCGCCGAGCACTTCATGATGGCCGGCAAGGCGGAGCTGTTCGGCGACCACGAGAAGGCGGCGCTGATCCGGGAGACGCCCGACGCGAAGACGGCGAAGGTGCTCGGCCGCGAGGTCGCCGGGTTCGACGCCGCCGTCTGGGAGCGGCACCGGTTCGACGTCGCCGTCGACGGCAACCTGGCCAAGTTCCGGGCCCACCGCGACTTGCGCCGGTTCCTGGTCGCCACCGGCGAGGCGGTGCTCGTCGAGGCCTCGAAGAAGGACCTCGTCTGGGGCACGGGGCTCGCGCGTGAAGAGAAGAACGCGACCAAGCCGGACTACTGGCGCGGGCTGAACCTGCTCGGCTTCGCGCTGATGGAGGTCCGCGAGCAGCTGCGGGCCCGCGCCTGA